In the genome of Terriglobia bacterium, the window AACCGATGCAAGACAGTTGAGATGAAGTTGGGCTGCATTCCTGGGGAGCTGCCGGTGAAAGTACGAGCGGGAAGTTCCTTGAGGCTTTTGGTCTGTCTGGCTGCGCTCGCCGTGTGCGCATGGGAGCTATGGCCCTCCAGTCACAATGTTTACTTTAACCCCGCTTCCCTGACAAGCTGGGGAGGCAATGCCTATTCCTTCCAGCTGGAAGCTGCTGGACCGCTGCGAAGAATCGAGCAAGACTTCCTTGCGGCACCGACAAGGTCGGGGCTTGTCCTCCTGGAGAACGGGCTTCCTCTAGGTCCGGCGCATGCCCTTCATCAGGAAATCGTGGAGAAGGGACACGGCCGGTACTCGCATTGGAACGGCGCTGTCATATTCTCGAGTCGCGACAACTCGAATCCAGCTGCTAACGGTCGGTCCTATGAGGCAGTCGTTGCTGTAAAACCGGCCCGATTTCTTACGGCAGCTGCAGCCCTGACACTGATTTTAGTGGCAGCGCTGACGCTGATTCGGATTTCGCGGTCAGGTTCCCGTGCCCTGCTTCCTGGATTCCGGCTGTTTTGCAGTTTCTGCGCGACACTGGCGTTGCTGGCCACAATTGCCGCGTCCTTGTCTCGGTTGTTCCCTTTTCATCTGGAGACTCGTGTGCCCGCCAATGCGGCGATTCCCGTGAGTCGCGACAACTGGAATTTTCTTTTCGTTGCGGACCTCCCTGATGTCAAGGCCTACTATGTTCCGCTGCCGAGGCTCGTTGCACCCTTCATCACGATTCCTTCACCTGCGGACGGCGAGGACACGGTTTCGATTGGAGTGGATTGGTATCGAATGAAGTTACGGCAGGCGCGAGATGAGGCTGAGTTGCGCACCAATACCGGTGGGGCGTTCATCGATCTCGACAAGATGTATGGTGATGGTCTTCTCTTGCGGCCCGGGGCAGCCTCACCGCCACCAAATAATGGAGCTGTCGTCATACGCTTTCCTGTCCGTGTGACGGTCGGCGGCATCGGCATTTTGTGTGCGCTTTTCGGCTTGTTCGCTATGGCCCGATGGAGTCTGGGTTCCGGTCCCAAGGGTCCCTCTTTTGCCTCGGCCGTTACCTGGTGGGCAGTGCTCATCGCCGCTTTCGGTGTGATGCTCATCGGAATCAATCTTTTCGGCCATTTCCAGCACCTGCGCGGGTTTTCGACAAACGACGGCCATCTTACCGGACCATTTCTGCGAACGCCCGGCGGCACTGAACTGGAATGGCAGGCACTCCTTCAGGCTCTGCCAAGACGGGCCGGCGAATCGAACAAAGACTACGCCATACGCATCAATGAACTTGTGTCAGGCAATGTGCGGCACATCTGGAACTACGCGAATGAGGGGGTTCTTCGCCTTCATGTACCCATCTGGGAAAATTACATCCTTTGGCTCTTGGGCGAAATCCGTGACGATTATCGCCGGTACACCTTTGTCGACGCGCGCAAGGCTCTTGAGCGAGGGGTCGGCATGTGCAGCCAAACGTCTCTTATCGTTACGGCACTGTTGAGAGAGGGCGGTCTGGATACCCGTGTGGCTCAATTGGGTGGGCACACTGTTGTTACTGCCGAAGTGGCGCCGGCCGAGTGGTATGTTTTGGATCCTGATATCGGCGTGGTGATCCCCAAGAGCCTGAAGGAGATCGAAAGAGATCTTTCGTCGATCCGCTCGATATATGAAGATGGATACAGGCGCCAGAGTCACTACTATCCAGAGCTAGCCTCGGAGATCATGGTTTCGATTTACGGGCCGGAAGGAAACTCGATCGAACCGCCAAACGCAAATGTGATGATGGGGGATCGGTGGGTTGCGACGGAACGTCTTGCCTACCAGCTGAAATGGGCTCTGCCGCTCGCTCTCCTCGGCGCCGCAGTCCTGGTAGGCGGGATCGGGTGGCAACTGCGGCGGCGCCGCGGCTAACAGCGCGACGTCGGTTCTCACTCGACTTGTTGCGTACTCTCAACTGCGGGCATTGTCCATATAAAGAGGACGTTCGGATCTTCCGATTTTTTCTGCCCTCTGCCTTCGCCGCGCAAACTGAAAAATCGGGATGTCCGTTTTTTGCGCATCTCCCATCTCTAAAAAACGTCTGACAGGCCAATTTCAATCTGTCTCGCCTGCAGTGCCTCGATAATGCGGATGAAGATCCGGATGCACCGGCTCCCTTGAGGCTTGCCCTGGGTGCCGGGGAACAGCAACCACCCGATCATTCCACCTTGCGAAAGAGATTTAGTTCCCGCCGGACGTGTGCCAGCTGATCAGCCACCAGGGCAAAAAAGAAAATCAGAACGCTCGTGACATAGAAGAGAACTGCTGTATTTGTGACAGTCCTCACCCGGATGATTTGAATGACTGTAACAACAATCCCCATCGCGAACAGGAAAACGCTGACGGGCAGGAGGAGCTTCAAGGGCTCGAAGAGCATACCCATGCGGAGGATGATCATCAAGAAAGTCAAGCCATCTCTAAAGGGCCGGATCTTGCTTTTGCCCTTCGTGCGCTTGACGATCGTGGTGAGTGGAGCGTACGAGACAGGATAGCCCGTTTTGATCAAGGCCATCGTGATTGTCGAGGGGTACGAAAAGCCGTTCGGTAACAGGTGCAGAAACTCCAACATCCGGCGCCTCTTGACGGCACGAAAGCCCGAAGTGAGGTCCGGGATATGCCGGCCTGCAATGTACGAGGCCCAGAGCACAAATATCCGATTGCCTATCTTCCGGAAACCGGAAACCGGCGCGCTGGCATCACGAGTCCCGACGACCATATCATACTGATCCAGGCCTGCAACGAGTTTCGGGATATCCTCAGGCGAATGCTGGCCGTCCGCATCCATCATGAGCAGATACTCGCCTCCGGCGTTTTTCACACCGGTCTTGACCGCCGAGCCGTTTCCCATATTGTAGGGATGCTGAATGACGCGCGCGCCCGCAGCTCTGGCTCTCTCCACAGTCGCATCTTTGGAGCAATCGTCCACCACAATGATTTCGTAGTTCGATTCCAGGTTCTTGATTTCGTTGATGATTGGGCCGATGGTCAACTCTTCGTTGTAGGCGGGAATGATGACCGTTACCTTGGGCTGCACGAATCCTCCGCTTGATTTAGAATCATCGAATCGAGGGCTTCGGTTATCATGCAACACGCTCGTCGCCGTCAACCACCAAACAGGGCAAAATCCAGGACGTTGGTTGCGGCGATGCTCAGCCGCTTGACATCATCGACGCCGTGTAGCTGCCTCAGAGAATCGCAGAAATAGGAAGGTCGCAGATAAAACTCACGATATGCCCGCCTGATGCTTTTTTTCAATTGCTCCTTCGTCAAGTCGGCATAGATTTCGTTGAAAATTCCCTCCACATGAAGCTTGTGGAGACTGCTCGCGCTTCCATCCTGGATTTCCGGGTGCGCAGCCGCGACCTCGTCAAACAGTGGTGTGCCGGGATAAGGCGTGCAGGCACCGAATGTCGCCGTCGTTGGGTTCAGTTCTTTAACAAATTGAATCGTTCTATTTACCGTCTCCTGGTTATCGCCGGGCATACCGACCATCACGTGCGCATGCGTATGCAAGCCAACCTCTTTCGCCCAGCGGAAAACATCATACGCCTGCTCCACCTTGTAACCTTTGCGAGCACGGTCCAATATTTCCTGAACGCCCGATTCGACTCCGAGCTTCAAGGTGTGGCAACCCGCAGCGCGCGCCAATTCCATCATCTCCTTGTCGATCATGGAGACCCGCGCGTTCGCGATCCAACTCACATCCAGTTTGCGCTCGAGGATCTGGCGGCAGATTTCCGTGTCGCGCTTCTTGTGGACGAAAAACGTATCATCTCGAAAGTAGACTTCACGATAACCCTGCTGCAAAAAGTACTCGATCTCTCGCACCACATAGTCAGCCAACTGAAAGCGGGTCCGCATGCCGTCGAAGTATGGCGCCGTGCAGAAGGTGCATTTTGCCGGACAGCCTTTTGAAGTGGTCGTTGTGATATAGGGCAAGCGGCGGACGAGCGGGTTGAAATAATGAATGCCCTTGGGCAGCATCGTCACATCAGGGAAAGGCAACTCGTTCAGGTCATAAAGCGGATAATCCGGGTTTATCCGGACGCCTCCATTTTCCACGAATGCGATGCCGGCAACCTGTTTCCATTCGCCGCCCGTGCGCATTTCTCGATGAAGATCCCGAGTGATGAACTCCGGTTCGTGACGCACGGCAATGTCGACGCCCTTATGGGCCAGAGTGTACTTGGGCATAAAGGTCGGATGGGAGCCGAAGGCGAGCGTCTTCAAGCCCGGATTGGTCTCTTTCAATCCCAGAAGCATGTTTGCGTCTTCGAGGAACGTCATGGTCGAAGTCGATATCACGACCGTGTCCATGCCGCGCGCCATGTTGTTGACCTGATCATGGGACAACTGTTCGGCCTGCGCGTCCAGGAAGGTCACATCCTGCCCATCATTGCGAAGCACGGTTGCGACCTGCAGCAAGCCGAACGGCGGCACGGTGCCGCCCCCGATACGCTTGCCGCTGCACCAGCAGCCGTAAAGGACGTCGCGGATCACGTTCTTGCTGACACGACTCACTGGATTGAGAACAAGAACTTTCATTTTGTACTACCTCGCCTTCAAAAAGATCCTGCACATGAAGGCAGTATCCCTGTTGCTACGTGACGGTTGCGGAACGTTTGTTCACGGCCGCCACTTAGAGCCGGATGAGCATTCCGTTACTTCTGCGGATTCATTTCGTCGAAACTGAAATAACGCGAAGAGGCCACGTACCTTTCCTCGTCGGCCTTGCTCCCGATGAGCAGTTTTACAAGGATGGCCCTGAGGAATGAGGCACCCCAGAGGGTCCGTCCCAATGTCAGGTTATACAGACGCAGTGCGATCAACCTGGTCGTTGTCATCCGCATGGTAGAGCTTCAAATAGGTCTGCAAATAGTTTGTCGTAAGCTGGATTACATACCGGTCATCCAGCCAGCCAGGGTGAATGATCCTGTTTGCGTTCAAGCCGTTGAGCAGCCTTCGCACAACGTCACTGTTTATGACGGCCAGGCCGAATGGGTAAAGGAACTGGGTTTGCCGGCTGGTTCCTCCAAGGTCGTAGCTGCCGTCTTCTTGCACCCTCTCTGCCAAAAGTGTACCTGCTTTTTGTAAAGCCCGCCAGAGTTCATTCTCGTGGGTCCCGAGAAAGTACTGCGCGAGGCAACTTATTGTGAGGCTTGAATATCCGATGTCGTGACCGCCATATTCCTGAAAATAGCCGGTCGGATGCCGCGAACCGAGCAGTTTTTCGACCTTTTCTGCTGCTGCAGCACGATACCTGTCGTGCCCGGTCAGGCGAAAGCAATTGTGCAGAGCGAGGGCGGCAACAGCCATCTGATTTGCGACTGCCAGGTTTTCATTTCGCGTTAACCAGTCAAACGTCTTTTCCAGGGATGGGGGCGGAGCACCTCCGAGAAGCACTAGGCATTCAGAGACGGCATAGGCGCTAAAGGCCGTCGCACAGAAACTGCGTTCTAGCGGATAGGCCTCCGCCACACTGCCGTCGCGGTTTCTGGATTTCAGCCAAAACTGCAGGGCAGCGTGAACCCACTCCAAGATCCTGGCATTGGAGAAATAGAGGTTGCCGGGAAAATCCTCGCGCCAAAGGAGACCCAGCAGGAGCGCCGCCTCCTGAAAACGAGCATTTGGGAAATCCAGGAACTGATAATGCCAGTGATAGCGGTCGAAACACCCGAATGTCGGGGAGCCGCTTCTCCGGTCTCCCAAACCGAGGATGCGCGGTATTTGTCCCAGGGCAAGATTGCGAAAGTGTTCCATCGAAACTCCGCCATCGAGTCTGTGAGCGACTCTTACCGCAAATGTTCAGAATCCTTACCGGCTTTCCGAGTTGGTTCCGAATGCTCTGCCTTCGGGACCGCAAACAGTGCTTTGAACTGACGGCGGCGCGCGGACGCCTTGCCGGGATGTTCGCGCCGGCGTGCTGGTTTCTCACCTAATGTTCGGTCAAACATTGTAGCGTCTCTGCGGATCCGTCGTTATCCCAAAATGTTCGGAACCAGAGCTCGAGAATCAACAGCGCCATGGATTGCTTGTTGTCGACTAGCTCTTGGGAACGCAAGTGCGTGGTCCTGGCGGCGACCTCTTGTTCTTCGAAGATGCCACGCGTTCTGAAGCTCTCGCTGTTAAGTATTTCGCGGGCAAAATTGTCGAATTCAGCGCCAAAGCATTTTTCGATGGGCATGTAGAACGCCCGCTTGGGGGCCTTGGCAACAGACGGTGGCAGAAGGCGTTTCACGGCTTTTCGCAACAGATACTTCTGAGTGAGGCCTTTGATCTTGAAACGTGCAGGCAAGCCGGAACAAAACTCGACCAGGCGGTGGTCGAGGAATGGGACCCTGGCTTCCAGCGAATTGGCCATGGAAAGATGGTCCTGCTTGATCAGGGTGTTATCCGGCAACCAGTTCTCCAGATCGTACAGGAGCAGGTTGTTGAGGAAGCTATCCGGGCCCGCGAGCACGGCGTCCATGCGGCGACGCAGGAACCGGGTGTCGCTCAGCGCATTTCTGAATCCAGCGCAATACATGTCGTGCCGCTCATTCTCGGTGAACAGCGATGCCAGCACCAGGAAGGCCTGAGCCAAGGAATCGCCTGCCAATGCCTCGAGGAAATCCAATACGCGTTTCTTCCCTCGCGCGCCCAATCCGGCCGGGTACAGAAAAAACAGGTTCAATAATGCCACGGGGGACAGCTTGACAACGCCATTCGTTGCCCTTTTGAGAGGGCCTGGAATCATTCGACGATACAGTTCGCCATACTTCAGCGTCAACTGGTGCACATAGCCCGCCATGATTTCATCCGCGCCTTCGCCGGAGAGAACCACTTTGACATGCTTGGACGTTTCGCGGGCGAGAAGATAGGCTGGAATTATGATAGCGTCGCCGATCGGCGAGTCCATGTGCCGGAGAATGCGTGGCAATAGGTCGAAATCCTGCCGGCCTACGATCAATTCGTGGTGGTCCGTATGAAAAAACTCAGCAATGCGGCGCGCCTTGGCGAGTTCGTCGGCATGGAGGCCGAAGCCGCCAATGGTAAACGTCCGGACCGGCGCCGTGGTCATTTCGCTCATCATGCCGACAATGGCACTGGAATCCACGCCGCCGCTCAGGTAGGCTCCAAGGGGCACGTCACTCATCAGGCGCAACCGGACCGAGTCTCTTAACAATTCGTAGAACGCATTGTCACAGTCCTCGCCTGAGGCACCGGCCGTGTCGGCGAGCCCCGCCTTCCAGTAGCGTTGGATTTGCATTTCGCCATCCTGGAAGGTGAGCGTATGCCCCGGCGGCACCTTTTCGATGCCTTCAAACATCGTCATGCTTGCCGGCACATAGCGGAGGGTCAGATAGCAATCCACCGCGACGCGATTGAGCACACGCGGCGTTTTACTCCAAAGCAGCAGCGACTTCAGTTCGGAACCGAAGATCAGGTTGCCGCCGACAAGGCAATAATAAAGAGGGCGAATCCCCAACCGATCCCGCGCAAGGAGGAGCCGCTGTTCTTTGTCATCCCACAGGGCGAAGGCGAACTCTCCGTTAAACTGATCAACACATTTTCTGCCCGTCTCCTCATAGGAGTGGACGATCACCTCGGTATCGGTCTTCGTGCTGAATTTGTGGCCGCGCGTTTCCAGGACGGCTCTCAAATCTTTGTAGTTGTAAATTTCGCCGTTGAGCACAATGCACATAGTATTGTCTTCATTGTAGATAGGCTGTCGTCCCGTCTGCAGGTCAATAATGCTCAGACGGGTGTGCCCCAGGCTTGCCTGGCCTCCCAGAAAGCATCCGCTGTCATCCGGGCCGCGATGGCGCAGCAGGCGCATCATGCGGCGCAGCAGCTCTTCATCACGGAAGCCGACAAAGCCACAAATGCCGCACATTTGTTACACCCTCTCCAGCACAATAAGCGCCTTTAGAGCCGCCACGGGTTCCCATAAGGAGCGAGTGGCACTTTCCAGACGTTCCACGTAGGGATAGAGCCGGGCAGGCAACAGGGATGTTTCGCGAAAACCCATGCTCAGGAGATAGCCAAACAAGGCAAACCGCTCGATTTTCACCAATCTCAGTTCCGGCATCAGTTCGCGGAGTCGATGCCGGAAGCGGTTAAAGAGAAGATAGGGAACCGCGCTGTTGGCTTCGAACGGATCCTTTCGCTTTTGACGGTTCTGATCCTGTACCAGCATTTCTCCCGGCTGCCAGGTCAGATCGCACTCCTCAGGGATAAAGCAACGATTGACCAAATAGCCGAACGGAGTCATCCAAGGCTCAATCAACACGACGCGGCCGGCGGCGCGCAGGACACGAGCGGATTCACAAAAGAACGACAGTGGGTTGTTTAGGTGGTGCACCACGTCGAGCCCGATCACATTGTCGAGAGAGGCCGCTGCAAACGGCAGGTGTTCGCCGTTGGCCGCCAAGTCATGCCATGGGCAAACGGTAATATCGGAAGAAAGGACATCCGGGGCAAACTGTTTGTACAGGCCGGGGCCGGCGCCTACTTCGACCGTGCGGAAGCCGGGCACCCGATTTTGACTCAAGCGCGGGAAGAATTGTCGCGTATAGACGAGGCGGAGCACCTCTTTGGTCTCCCACACCTTTCTATCGCGTAGCAACTCGTCAAGAGACATGACAGGGCGCCTTCATTGCTCAGCCGGCGGGGATGCGCTTGACTTTTTCAACACCAGATAAATCATGGTGCCAAACCAGGAATCCAAAAGCTTATGCACAAATCTCGGAACCCGTAGGGCAAGGAAACGGTTGGGGAAAAAATGGATTTCCATGCCTTCGACGACATATTGCCTGAACATTTCACGGCACTCTGGCTTGGAATATGCCTTGCCGACAGGATTGTCGTCACCGTCATATACCCGGACGAACTCCTCGATGCTTTTCGGATTTTTCAATTTTCGGCGCCCTGGGACATCTTTGAGCAGACGGAGGCATTGCTTGAGCAATGGGAATGTGGCTCGCCGCAACAGGATGTTTCTGTAATACAAGCTGATCACGGAATCCCCGCCTGATTTGAGAGTCCTATGGCATTCGGAGATGGCCTTTTGCGTGTCCGGCGTGTGATGCAGCACCCCACTGCTCGAAACAAAATCAAAAGCGTTGCTCCTGAAGGGCAGGCGTTCTGCGTCGGCCTGTACGACGCAACCCTTCAAACCTTGTAGATCCAGAGAGCGTTTCGTCATTTGGGCCGCCTGAAACGTCAAATCAATGCCGACAATCAAAGCGGCTGTGCGTGCATAGTTGCGCACCAGCCAGCCCGGGCCACAACCGACATCCAGAACTTTCTTCCCGGCCATTTGATCGAAGCGCCACAAGTGCATGCAGAACAAATCGGTGTCCTCACGCTTGAGCCGGTCGTGTTCCTCAAAAAACACCTTGTCCCCCGTGCTCGCGGCAATCTCGTAACTGCACAAGGGGTGTTTTTCCCAGAACTCCCTCACATGTTGTTTCGCCGGTTTCTGATACGGATTCATGAATCGCTCCCACAGCTATTCGATCTTTTTCGCCTTGATCACTTCAATGTAGATTGCGGGATACGGGCTTTCATAAGCATCGAAATCTCGGATTTGAGTGATTCTTCCCAGGATCCAGGCTCGATCCCCCTCTCGTAGCCTGCGATCAACCAAAGCGCCCTTGTAGGATACGCTCACCTGTGCGGCCGCATCCATGCGGGGTTCGCCCGGTACCTGGGGCTGACGCCAAACAACGCTAACCTGATAACATCCATTGCCAGCGTCCCGGCAGAATTCGGGGAAATAGTTCGGCGATAGCTGCGCGATCCATTCCGATGGCCACCCCTGGTTCGACACTGTGGCATGCATTTCAACCGTGGCTCCGAGGAGTCCATCCTTCGAAGCGCTCCGTGCCAGATCCTCCCATGGTCGCGTACCGGGGGACTGAGTGTCACTGGAAACTTGGGCGACCTTCGTGGCACCGGCGGCTTTTAGTAACCTGCGGGCATTGGGTGCGCCGATCAGCGAGCGGCACAAAATAAGTACAATCACAACAGAGACAACCGCCACCACTCTTCGATAAAGATGGAGATCGGGCGCGCGCGGTTCTCCCTCATCGGGATGGCGCAAATAAGAAAGCAGGCCCCGGCGACCGACAAGATTCGATACCGGCGCGGGAGGCCAGGAGCAGGCCAGCTTCGTGCGCTGCTCGGTCGCAGCATAGCGAATCATGGCAGCAATCCCCAGGAGGAAAACGTGATCGATCGGAAACCGAATCCGGCTCTCAAGCGCGGGGAACGGCAAAAACGGCAATAAATAGAGGATTACGAGAAGCAGAGAAACCCATAGGAGGC includes:
- a CDS encoding class I SAM-dependent methyltransferase → MNPYQKPAKQHVREFWEKHPLCSYEIAASTGDKVFFEEHDRLKREDTDLFCMHLWRFDQMAGKKVLDVGCGPGWLVRNYARTAALIVGIDLTFQAAQMTKRSLDLQGLKGCVVQADAERLPFRSNAFDFVSSSGVLHHTPDTQKAISECHRTLKSGGDSVISLYYRNILLRRATFPLLKQCLRLLKDVPGRRKLKNPKSIEEFVRVYDGDDNPVGKAYSKPECREMFRQYVVEGMEIHFFPNRFLALRVPRFVHKLLDSWFGTMIYLVLKKSSASPPAEQ
- a CDS encoding B12-binding domain-containing radical SAM protein — protein: MKVLVLNPVSRVSKNVIRDVLYGCWCSGKRIGGGTVPPFGLLQVATVLRNDGQDVTFLDAQAEQLSHDQVNNMARGMDTVVISTSTMTFLEDANMLLGLKETNPGLKTLAFGSHPTFMPKYTLAHKGVDIAVRHEPEFITRDLHREMRTGGEWKQVAGIAFVENGGVRINPDYPLYDLNELPFPDVTMLPKGIHYFNPLVRRLPYITTTTSKGCPAKCTFCTAPYFDGMRTRFQLADYVVREIEYFLQQGYREVYFRDDTFFVHKKRDTEICRQILERKLDVSWIANARVSMIDKEMMELARAAGCHTLKLGVESGVQEILDRARKGYKVEQAYDVFRWAKEVGLHTHAHVMVGMPGDNQETVNRTIQFVKELNPTTATFGACTPYPGTPLFDEVAAAHPEIQDGSASSLHKLHVEGIFNEIYADLTKEQLKKSIRRAYREFYLRPSYFCDSLRQLHGVDDVKRLSIAATNVLDFALFGG
- a CDS encoding class I SAM-dependent methyltransferase, which encodes MSLDELLRDRKVWETKEVLRLVYTRQFFPRLSQNRVPGFRTVEVGAGPGLYKQFAPDVLSSDITVCPWHDLAANGEHLPFAAASLDNVIGLDVVHHLNNPLSFFCESARVLRAAGRVVLIEPWMTPFGYLVNRCFIPEECDLTWQPGEMLVQDQNRQKRKDPFEANSAVPYLLFNRFRHRLRELMPELRLVKIERFALFGYLLSMGFRETSLLPARLYPYVERLESATRSLWEPVAALKALIVLERV
- the asnB gene encoding asparagine synthase (glutamine-hydrolyzing) — protein: MCGICGFVGFRDEELLRRMMRLLRHRGPDDSGCFLGGQASLGHTRLSIIDLQTGRQPIYNEDNTMCIVLNGEIYNYKDLRAVLETRGHKFSTKTDTEVIVHSYEETGRKCVDQFNGEFAFALWDDKEQRLLLARDRLGIRPLYYCLVGGNLIFGSELKSLLLWSKTPRVLNRVAVDCYLTLRYVPASMTMFEGIEKVPPGHTLTFQDGEMQIQRYWKAGLADTAGASGEDCDNAFYELLRDSVRLRLMSDVPLGAYLSGGVDSSAIVGMMSEMTTAPVRTFTIGGFGLHADELAKARRIAEFFHTDHHELIVGRQDFDLLPRILRHMDSPIGDAIIIPAYLLARETSKHVKVVLSGEGADEIMAGYVHQLTLKYGELYRRMIPGPLKRATNGVVKLSPVALLNLFFLYPAGLGARGKKRVLDFLEALAGDSLAQAFLVLASLFTENERHDMYCAGFRNALSDTRFLRRRMDAVLAGPDSFLNNLLLYDLENWLPDNTLIKQDHLSMANSLEARVPFLDHRLVEFCSGLPARFKIKGLTQKYLLRKAVKRLLPPSVAKAPKRAFYMPIEKCFGAEFDNFAREILNSESFRTRGIFEEQEVAARTTHLRSQELVDNKQSMALLILELWFRTFWDNDGSAETLQCLTEH
- a CDS encoding glycosyltransferase family 2 protein, which encodes MQPKVTVIIPAYNEELTIGPIINEIKNLESNYEIIVVDDCSKDATVERARAAGARVIQHPYNMGNGSAVKTGVKNAGGEYLLMMDADGQHSPEDIPKLVAGLDQYDMVVGTRDASAPVSGFRKIGNRIFVLWASYIAGRHIPDLTSGFRAVKRRRMLEFLHLLPNGFSYPSTITMALIKTGYPVSYAPLTTIVKRTKGKSKIRPFRDGLTFLMIILRMGMLFEPLKLLLPVSVFLFAMGIVVTVIQIIRVRTVTNTAVLFYVTSVLIFFFALVADQLAHVRRELNLFRKVE